In a genomic window of Glycine max cultivar Williams 82 chromosome 13, Glycine_max_v4.0, whole genome shotgun sequence:
- the LOC100306437 gene encoding tRNA-specific adenosine deaminase TAD2 — protein MTSSETLAFMELAIQQAKLALDVLEVPVGCVIVEDGKVIASGRNRTTETRNATRHAEMEAIDVLLGQWQKHGLSMSEVAEKFSNCSLYVTCEPCIMCASALSILGIKEVFYGCSNDKFGGCGSILSLHLSNTAPLNNEVPSGKCFKCTGRIMASEAVLLFRTFYEQGNPNAPKPHRPLARQE, from the exons ATGACCTCATCCGAGACCCTTGCATTCATGGAGCTCGCCATACAACAG GCAAAGTTAGCTTTGGATGTTCTTGAAGTGCCCGTTGG ATGTGTAATTGTTGAGGATGGCAAGGTTATAGCCTCAGGCAGGAATCGAACTACCGAGACACGAAAT GCTACAAGGCATGCAGAAATGGAAGCTATAGATGTGCTTCTCGGGCAGTGGCAGAAACATGGACTTTCAATGTCCGAAGTTGCTGAAAAATTCTCAAACTGCAGCCTTTATGTTACCTGTGAACCATGCATAATGTGTGCATCTGCTTTATCAATTTTAG GTATAAAGGAAGTATTTTATGGCTGTTCAAATGATAAATTCGGAGGCTGTGGATCGATACTGTCATTGCATTTAAGTAACACTGCACCGCTCAATAA TGAAGTTCCATCCGGAAAGTGTTTCAAATGTACTGGACGTATAATGGCATCAGAAGCTGTCCTTCTCTTTCGAACATTCTATGAGCAAGGAAATCCCAACG CTCCAAAGCCACACAGGCCTCTAGCACGTCAGGAATGA
- the LOC100784788 gene encoding protein CHLOROPLAST IMPORT APPARATUS 2: MSSSCLSGAGGRTYGFDFEFVKSPSSSTFTSHTSSSPSSTISESSNSPLAISTKKPRTPRKRPNQTYNEAAALLSTAYPNLFSTKNLKTQGKGKFSRPTSENFDYESSEPLLPFRVFDGTASCFLLDQTGPKPIMERPKVVSVQEKENNNNKACESPGEISSIVNFNSVELNDDGEESLDAESILDEEIEEGIDSIMGSSIQEVSNDAVSNLPWIMPFDGKLEFPRPRVRALRHVEDGNWWNFPAVDILSISPKINTKPPPVAAEKKMKKKKKVATPAEKTVVVELKNAELPKPKQGLMLKLNYDDVRNAWSDRGTPFSDDSPLADVPGNDVTARLSQIDLLWDNGGVREASVLRYKEKRRTRLFSKKIRYQVRKVNADRRPRMKGRFVRRLNSSANAH, translated from the exons ATGTCTTCTTCGTGTTTGAGTGGAGCCGGGGGAAGAACCTATGGATTCGATTTCGAATTCGTTAAATCTCCATCTTCATCTACTTTCACATCGCACACATCTTCTTCACCTTCCTCAACAATCTCCGAATCGAGCAATTCGCCGCTAGCAATCTCAACTAAGAAACCCAGAACACCGCGGAAGCGACCCAACCAAACCTACAACGAAGCCGCGGCGCTTCTCTCCACCGCGTACCCGAATTTGTTCTCCACGAAGAACCTCAAGACGCAGGGCAAAGGCAAATTCTCGAGGCCCACATCGGAGAATTTCGATTACGAGTCTTCGGAGCCGTTATTGCCGTTCAGAGTCTTCGACGGAACGGCGTCGTGTTTTCTTTTGGACCAAACGGGCCCGAAGCCCATCATGGAGAGGCCCAAAGTGGTGAGCGTGCAGGAGAAGgagaataataataacaaggCGTGTGAGAGCCCCGGCGAGATAAGCTCCATCGTGAATTTCAATTCAGTTGAATTGAACGATGACGGCGAAGAGAGCCTCGACGCGGAATCGATTCTCGATGAGGAAATCGAAGAAGGGATCGATAGCATCATGGGGAGCAGTATCCAAGAGGTCTCAAACGACGCCGTTAGTAACTTGCCCTGGATTATGCCTTTTGACGGGAAATTGGAGTTCCCGAGACCCCGTGTTAGGGCTCTCCGCCACGTCGAAGACGGAAACTGGTGGAATTTTCCGGCCGTCGATATTCTTTCAATATCGCCCAAAATTAACACCAAGCCTCCGCCCGTGGCCGccgagaagaagatgaagaagaagaagaaggtggcCACGCCGGCGGAGAAAACGGTCGTCGTGGAGTTGAAGAACGCGGAATTGCCCAAACCGAAACAGGGTTTGATGTTGAAATTGAATTACGACGACGTTCGGAACGCTTGGTCTGACCGCGGAACACCGTTCTCCGACGACAGTCCCCTAGCCGACGTGCCGGGAAATGACGTCACT GCGCGGCTGTCGCAAATTGATTTGTTGTGGGACAATGGAGGAGTGAGAGAAGCTAGCGTGCTGCGCTACAAGGAGAAGCGGCGAACGCGCCTCTTCTCGAAGAAGATCAGGTACCAGGTCAGGAAAGTCAACGCAGATCGACGGCCCAGAATGAAG GGACGATTTGTTAGGAGGCTCAATTCTAGCGCAAATGCACACTGA